The following coding sequences lie in one Rutidosis leptorrhynchoides isolate AG116_Rl617_1_P2 chromosome 6, CSIRO_AGI_Rlap_v1, whole genome shotgun sequence genomic window:
- the LOC139856105 gene encoding uncharacterized protein, translated as MLDAPTPSPSPSPKLDDYAGPITSPSPASSPPQHSSHLSPKNDHKKSLPPLPNAPPPSCDGFRILPGPPPTYLPRPRPRHHSNSPPPMYQKLEMPPDLPPLPIVSYGSLPDREKEDQKLSEPSVVFVSSYVSSSATGSFSQIRWPLFLFTLMVMALQTL; from the exons ATGCTCGATGCACCTACCCCTTCTCCTTCTCCATCTCCGAAACTAGACGATTACGCGGGACCCATTACTTCCCCCTCTCCAGCCTCTTCGCCACCACAGCACTCGTCACACTTGTCACCTAAGAATGACCATAAAAAATCTTTACCACCTCTTCCAAATGCCCCGCCACCTTCTTGTGATGGGTTCAGAATCTTACCGGGCCCACCTCCAACTTACCTGCCAAGGCCACGTCCACGTCATCATTCCAATAGCCCGCCGCCCATGTATCAAAAATTAGAAATGCCCCCTGATCTTCCTCCGTTACCAATTGTATCCTATGGCTCGCTTCCTGACCGAGAGAAAGAAGATCAGAAACTGTCAGAACCTTCAGTGGTCTTTGTCTCATCATACGTGTCAT CTTCAGCAACGGGTTCTTTTAGCCAGATTCGCTGGCCTCTTTTCCTATTCACACTCATGGTCATGGCGCTACAAACTTTATAG
- the LOC139855424 gene encoding basic blue protein-like: MAKGRGSAVVATVVLCLLAVALQCEVAHAATYVVGGKSGWTFNLIGWPRGKNFKAGDVLVFNYAKGAHNVVAVNKAGYDGCSTSPRNAKVYTAGADRIRLVKGLNHFICTLPGHCAAGMKIQVLAS; encoded by the exons ATGGCTAAGGGAAGAGGCAGTGCGGTGGTTGCAACGGTGGTTCTCTGCCTACTAGCGGTGGCGCTTCAATGTGAGGTTGCTCATGCCGCCACTTATGTCGTTGGGGGTAAAAGTGGTTGGACGTTTAATCTCATCGGCTGGCCAAGAGGCAAGAATTTCAAGGCCGGTGACGTTCTTG TGTTCAACTATGCAAAAGGAGCACACAATGTGGTAGCAGTGAACAAAGCAGGGTATGATGGGTGCAGTACTAGCCCTAGGAATGCAAAAGTGTACACAGCTGGTGCTGACCGAATTAGGCTGGTCAAGGGTCTTAACCATTTCATATGCACTCTTCCTGGTCATTGTGCTGCTGGCATGAAGATTCAAGTCTTGGCTTCTTAA
- the LOC139853123 gene encoding uncharacterized protein, translated as MTTSLSNSTFFYRPNPNPNTTTTTVFRHPQSLQFSTKSSSNNQNNVTSSDQPPLPPLPSEKRSIGVATGELFLGIASRLIKSTNARDQRLDSEEKIRFFGDELKGKKENDFWNRFRKREEVAEEEEIAAVVDDGDVLWEQRLKDVEAERERRAVTSPGFSFSAAGLLFPYHLGVAKFLIEKSYIKDTTPLAGSSAGAIVCAVVASGASMEEALEATKVLAEDCRSRGTAFRLGAVLRDVLEQFLPHDAHIRSNGRVRVAVTQILWRPRGLLVDQFDSREDLINAVITSSFIPGYLAPRPAILFRNRLCVDGGLTLFMPPTSAARTVRVCAFPAERLGLEGIGISPDCNPENRATARELFNWALEPAADSILDNLFELGYMDAAVWGALNPVEDLVQDETPLVT; from the exons ATGACAACTTCACTATCCAATTCCACCTTCTTCTACcgtccaaaccctaaccctaataccaccaccaccaccgtctTCCGCCATCCTCAATCTCTTCAATTCTCCACAAAATCATCATCAAATAATCAAAACAACGTGACCTCCTCCGACCAACCGCCGTTACCTCCGCTGCCGTCGGAGAAACGGTCGATTGGCGTGGCCACCGGAGAACTTTTTCTCGGAATTGCGTCTCGTCTAATTAAGAGCACCAATGCGAGAGATCAACGGTTGGATTCAGAGGAAAAAATTAGATTTTTTGGTGACGAGTTGAAAGGTAAAAAGGAGAATGATTTTTGGAATAGGTTTAGGAAACGGGAAGAGGTGGCGGAGGAGGAGGAGATTGCGGCGGTGGTTGATGACGGAGATGTTCTGTGGGAACAACGGTTGAAAGATGTTGAAGCTGAAAGAGAACGGAGGGCAGTTACTAGCCCTGGGTTTAGTTTTTCAGCTGCTGGGCTTTTGTTTCCTTATCATCTTGGTGTTGCTAAATTTTTAATTGAAAAAAGTTATATTAAG GATACAACGCCTTTGGCTGGTTCATCAGCTGGTGCGATCGTATGTGCGGTAGTTGCATCGGGAGCAAGTATGGAGGAGGCCTTAGAAGCTACAAAAGTTTTGGCTGAAGATTGTAGAAGTAGAGGGACTGCATTTCGTCTTGGG GCTGTTCTTAGAgatgttcttgaacaatttttgCCGCATGATGCTCATATAAGATCTAACGGGAGGGTTCGAG ttgCTGTAACACAAATTCTGTGGAGACCAAGAGGGTTACTCGTTGATCAGTTTGATTCCAGGGAAGATCTCATAAATGCAGTAATTACTTCTTCATTCATCCCAGG ATATCTTGCACCAAGACCAGCAATATTATTCAGAAACCGACTCTGTGTAGATGGTGGTTTAACTTTGTTTATGCCGCCAACATCTGCTGCTCGAACG GTCCGTGTATGTGCTTTTCCTGCCGAGCGTTTGGGATTGGAAGGCATTGGGATCAGCCCTGATTGTAATCCTGAAAATAGGGCCACTGCTAGAGAG CTTTTTAATTGGGCATTAGAGCCAGCAGCCGATTCGATTCTTGATAATCTATTTGAGCTTGGATACATGGACGCAGCTGTATGGGGTGCATTAAACCCAGTTGAGGATTTGGTTCAGGATGAGACACCACTGGTTACATAA